A window of Lactuca sativa cultivar Salinas unplaced genomic scaffold, Lsat_Salinas_v11 Lsat_1_v11_unplaced_20, whole genome shotgun sequence genomic DNA:
aaatcatatttttgaGATTGCCAATGATCATCCTTTTTGTAGTGAACTAGAAAGTTCTTTTTATCGGAATTCTAGTGATCTGAATAATGGATCTAAGAGTAAGAATCCCGACCACGATCGTTACATGGATGATACTCAGTATACTTGGAATAATCACATTAATAGTTGCATTGACAGTTATCTTCAGTACCAAATCTGTATTGATAATTACATTGTAAGTGGTAATGACAATTCCAGTAACAATAATTCCAGTAACGAGAATTCCAGTAACGAGAATTCCAGTAACGAGAATTCCAGTAACGAGAATTCCAGTAACGATTACATTTCTAGTTCCATTTCTAGTCAAAGTGAAAATAGTAGTCAAAACGAGGATATCACAACGAGTGATCAAACTATACCAGAAAGTTCTACTCATATGGGTGTAACTCAACAATACCGGCATTTGTGGGTTCAATGCGAAAATTGTTATGGATTAAATTATAAGAAATTTTTTAAATCAAAGATGCATCTTTGTGAACAATGTGGATATCATTTGAAAATGAGTAGTTCAGATAGAATCGAACTTTTGATCGATCCGGGCACTTGGGAGCCTATGGATGAAGACATGGTCTCTCTGGATCCCATTGAATTTCATTCGGAGGAGGAGCCTTATAAAAATCGTATCGATTCTTATCAAAGAAATACAGGATTAACCGAGGCTGTTCAAACAGGCAGAGGGCAACTAAACGGTATTACCGTAgcaattggggttatggattttCAGTTTATGGGAGGTAGTATGGGATCCGTAGTCGGGGAGAAAATTACCCGTTTGATTGAATACGCTACTAAAGAATTTCTACCTCTTATTATAGTGTGTGCTTCCGGAGGGGCACGCatgcaagaaggaagtgtgaGCTTGATGCAAATGGCTAAAATATCTTCTGCTTTATATGATTATCAATCAAATAAAAAGTTATTCTATGTACCAATTCTTACATCTCCTACTACCGGTGGGGTGACAGCTAGTTTTGGTATGTTGGGGGATATCATTATTGCCGAACCCAATGCCTACATTGCCTTTGCGGGTAAAAGAGTAATTGAACAAACATTGAATAAAACAGTACCCGAGGGTTCACAAGCGGCCGAGTATTTATTCCAGAAAGGCTTATTCGATCTAATCGTACCACGTAATCCTTTAAAAAGCGTTCTGAGTGAGTTATTTCAACTACACACTTTCTTTCCTTTGAATCAAAATTAGAACATTAAGTTCAATTATTTTGAGCAAACAAGTAATTAGTTTATCGGAATCCAAGTTAAAATTAGACGAATGGGGTTTTCTTTGTTGGCATAAGATCTAATTATATAAAGAATAAAAAGTCACAGAAAATCCGCCCCTTTTTCTATATTCCTGATTATTGATCAAGAAGCCTCTATTAACAAGATAAAAGATGAAATTCTTATTTTCGTGAAATTAGGCAAATCAAAAAAATATACTCTTCTcgtcatatataatgaaaatctataaaatatagaattttttcttttttttatatctTACGATAATCCTATTTTGACTAAGAATCCCTGATGGATGGGATTCTAACAAACCCTTCAATATATTCAATATAAATAGAATCTAATTAATTTTTAAGAAACTTTTTGCTTAGTAAATGAAATTCGAAGACAAGagcaaaaaatgaagaaaataatatCTCATCCATATCCTTTCaaatctttcatgtagaaagATCAAAAACTACATTATATACTCACTTAGATAGATACTTATATTTATACTTAATAGCTattaagtaataataataattccaATTTAGAATTATCAAATTATAATAAGATATCTTTATATATAATAAGATAtctttatattataaatataaaatataaataataataacaggTACAAATAGTAAATCGAGGTAGCCATTCTATGACAACTCTTAACTTTCCCTCTGTTTTGGTGCCTTTAGTAGGCCTAGTATTTCCGGCAATCGCAATGGCTTCTTTATTTCTTCATGTTCAAAAAAACAAGATTGTTTAGAGCCGATGGCACAAAAtctcatctattttttttttcaaaactgacGCTTGTATCATAACACAGATATCTATTTAGCAAAATATGGTATAAGCGGCTTCCGCCGAAAAACTCTTATGTCTCCAGAAAATGCTATAGGGATCAATGGATTCTAGCTATTTTCAAATAGACCCGAATTGACGGATAGCTGAACTGTAAAGTTGGTCTATCTATTTGGCTATCTTTAGTGAGATCGTACGAAGGGTATGTTATTAGTTTAGATCTAACGAATTTAATGAATTACTCCTAAAGGATCACATCAAACTAGTGCTAGTTGATGCGAGTTACTTCGGAAAAAAAAAGGACTAAAGTCAAATTCATTTGGGGTATTCTCTCAATTCCAAAAAAATCAACTGGATCAAGTATGAGTTGTCGATCAGAACATATATGGATAGAACCTATAACGGGGGCTCGAAAAACAAGTAATTTCTGCTGGGCTGTTATCCTTTTTTTAGGTTCATTAGGATTCTTGTTGGTTGGAACCTCGAGTTATCTTGGTAGAAATTTGATATCTTTATTTCCGTCTCAGGAAATAGTTTTTTTTCCACAAGGAATTGTGATGTCTTTCTACGGAATCGCGGGTCTTTTTATTAGCTCCTATTTATGGTGCACAATTTCGTGGAATGTAGGTAGTGGTTATGATCGATTTGATAGAAAAGACGGAATAGTGTGTATCTTTCGTTGGGGATTTCCTGGAAAAAATCGTCGGGTCTTCCTCCAATTTCTTATAAAAGATATTCAGTCTGTCAGAATAGAAGTGAAAGAAGGTATTTATGCTCGTCGTGTCCTTTATATGGATATCAGAGGCCAGGGAGCCATTCCATTGACTCGTACTGATGAGAATTTTACTCCACGGGAAATGGAACAAAAAGCTGCTGAATTGGCCTATTTCTTGCGTGTACCAATTGAAGTATTTTAAGAAATGAGCCGGAATGCTTTCTCAGCAGGAGGGCAAAAACGCAAGAATGCTCTTTTTCCATAACATAACTTAATTGAGGTTTCTTCAGAACATTCATTCGAGTCAAAGCAGACATATATGGAACAagtataaaaaaaactattttggggatcttttagATGTATCGATTTAGATGTATCGAAATATACATAActcaattcaataaaaaaataagaaacaaaTCGAAATATCTCATAATCAACCATTTAGAAATAAGGAAATTCCACCCTTTTTAACTTGTTGGAATTGAGACTTTAGAGATCATATCTTGTAATTTTTTCGAAGCTTATTTTTATACTTTTTGTGCTCCTTAATGACCAAAAAATTGAATCTCTTATAATGATAATTAGCAAATTTATGTCGTTTTTTGCCACTCATTTTTCACAATATTCTTCAGAAATTTCCCTCAATTATTCTATCCCTGACTACTCATAGTAAGTTCAATTTTTTCGAAATATTAGAGATTTTTATATAATGATAGAAAAGGAGTTCTTTCGTCTCAAAATCTGaataatattattcattattTCAATTTTTCTGGGCATTCATCGAAAGGAGATATGTGCTTCGAATTTGACCAATTGAGATATAggtaaacattattttttgattatttATCCATTCCAATTTTTCGTCTATTTCTGTatttttttctaaattcataGGTTCGATAACTTGTAATAGAACTGATGCGGGAGAGAAATATTAGATTACATAGAGTCGACGAATGAGATAGGTTCATTAACAATTCAGAGatgaaaaaatggaaaaaaagaaAGCATTCACTCCTCTTTTATATCTTGCATCTATAATATTTTTGCCCTGGTGGATTTCTCTCTCATTTCAAAAAAGTATGGAATCCTGGGTTACTAATTGGTGGAATACTAGGCAATCCGAACCTTTTTTGAATGATATTGAAGAAAAGAGTATTCTAGAAAAATTCATAGAATTAGAGGAACTCCTCTTCTTAGAGGAAATGATTAAGGAATACTCGGAGACACATCTACAAAACCTTCGTATAGGAATTCACAAAGAAACAATCCAATTAATCAAGATACACAACGAGGGTCGTATTCATACGATTTTGCACTTCTCGACAAATATAATCTGTTTCATTATTCTAAGTGGTTATTCTCTTTTGGGTAATAAAGAACTTGTTATTCTTAACTCTTGGGTTCAGGAATTCCTATATAACTTAAGTGACACAATAAAAGCTTTTTCTCTTCTTTTATTAACTGATTTATGTATCGGATTTCATTCGCCCCATGGTTGGGAACTGATGATTGGCTTTGTCTACAAGGATTTTGGATTTGTTCATAATGAGCAAATTATATCTGGCCTTGTTTCCACTTTTCCAGTCATTCTAGATACAATTTTCAAATATTGGATTTTCCGTTATTTAAATCGCGTATCTCCGTCACTTGTAGTGATTTATCATTCAATGAATGACTGAAAAATTATCTACCTAATCCAATTAGAATGTTTCTTACTTTGCAGTTGTACATAAGCAAAGCATTGAAAATCGTACTCACTCTTTATCTTTCTACCCATCCCGGAGATTCATCCTATATATTAATCCAGTCAAATTATTCCAGTAAATAACAGAATCGTGGATAGGAAACTCCATTAGTGACCTACCCCAATTTATTGTATAAATTTTCGGGATCAATGGTTGGACCATGCAAACTAGAAATAATTTTTCTTGGATAAAGGAACAGATTACTCGATCTATTTCCGTATCGCTCATGATATATATCATAACTCGTGCATCCATTTCAAATGCATATCCCATTTTTGCGCAGAAGGGCTATGAAAATCCACGAGAAGCGACTGGACGTATTGTATGCGCCAATTGCCATTTAGCTAATAAACCAGTGGATATTGAGGTTCCGCAAACGGTACTTCCCGATACTGTATTTGAAGCAGTTGTTCGAATTCCTTATGATATGCAACTGAAACAAGTTCTTGCTAATGGTAAAAAAGGGGCTTTAAATGTGGGGGCTGTTCTTATTTTACCAGAGGGTTTTGAATTAGCCCCTCCCGATCGTATTTCCCCCGAGATAAAAGAAAAGATGGGCAATCTGTCTTTTCAGAGCTATCGCCCAAATCAAAAAAATATTCTTGTCATAGGCCCTGTTCCTGGTCAGAAATATAGTGAAATCACGTTTCCTATTCTTTCCCCGGACCCCGCTACTAAGAAAGACATTCACTTCTTAAAATATCCTATATACGTAGGCGGAAACAGGGGAAGGGGCCAGATTTATCCTGACGGGAGCAAGAGTAACAATACAGTTTATAATGCTACAGCATCCGGTATAGTAAGCAAAATCCTACGAAAAGAAAAGGGGGGATACGAAATAACCATAGCGGATGCATCGGATGGACGTCAAGTGGTTGATATTATCCCGCCGGGGCCAGAACTTCTTGTTTCAGAAGGCGAATCTATCAAATTTGAGCAACCGTTGACAAGTAATCCTAATGTGGGCGGATTTGGTCAGGGAGATGCAGAAATAGTACTTCAAGATCCATTACGTGTACAAGGCCTTTTGTTCTTCTTAGCATCTGTTATTTTGGCACAAATATTTTTGGTTCTTAAAAAGAAACAGTTCGAGAAGGTTCAATTGTCCGAAATGAATTTCTAGACTCGCGGATTTATCGACCTCAAGTTTGTAAAAAGAACCAAATTTTTTTTAGTAATTATGATTATCtatgataaaaaataaaattctaaaaagCCTTTTGTTTGTTTATACTCTTTTTCTACGAGATGCCGGGAATTCCTTGTACCACATTCCTAGCCACAGTATGTAGATTGTGAAGAAGACTATTTGACTTGACCCCTTCtttctttgtttttgttttttttataaaaatttgggGTGATGTTATTATGTTGCTATTGGCAGATTAAAATGTCATAAAATGCATTTGAGTCTAATACAATGGACTTCGGCTAGATCCTATACAAAAGTAAACGCAAAATAGAACGGATAATTGAAGGGAACAAATATTTCTGGGAGGGGTTATTCGTCTTCCTAGTCTTCGACACAAGAAAGGGGTGTGAAAAATCCTTTTCTTGTGTCGAAATAATAATGATTCTTGATACTGTTCGTCAAACATTCCTAGTGTTAGTTTCTATTTTTTACAGACGTATCAGAACGTTTTTTTATAGTTATTACGTATTTTATTTATTCTTATCTTATAATAATTACGTATACTATAAATAAAAAGTGGTGGACAAACAAAAGAGGAGGGGAAAATCTGTTGAGTAAATAGAACTTCTTCAATgaacttataaaaaaaaatattctaaTTATTAAGAACTCAACGGGACCTTCTCCCTCAAATCAGACAAACAAAGAAGGGAATCCGTTGAGTTCTTACGCTTTCATGTCTACAACTCAATTCATCCGATTACTACAGGGATGAACCCAATCCGGAATATGAACCATAAAAGAAAACACCTACTAAACCGATCACAAGAATACCAGCTACAGTACCTATTATCCAAAGAGGAATTCTTCCAGTAGTATCGGCCATTTACCCCACTTCCCTCCACATTTCATCAAGTGGTCATGCTAGAGACATAAACAGTCATGGATAATTATGAGATGAGATCCTTCCGAATGGGGTAAGAGAAAGAATACCTAGAACGATTAGTCTATTATTTTAGTTCTCTCTCCTTTTCTTAATTGAAGAAATAATTGGAAAATAAAACAGCAAGTACAAAAATGAGTAATAACCCCCAGTAGAGGCTGGTACGATTCAATTCAACATTTTGTTCGTTTGGGTTTGATTGTGTCGTAGCTCTATAATTCGGATTAGGTTTATCGTTGTATGAACTGCATTGCTGATATTGACCCCAAAAAAGAAACGGTAGGTACAGCTAGGCCGTGAACAGTCAACCATCGCACTGTAAAAATTGGATAGGTTCGATCTATGGTCATTGAAGCCTCCTAAAAAGATCTACTAAATTCATCGAGTTGTTCCAAAGAATCAAAACGGCCGGTGATTAATGGAATTCCTTGTCGGTTTTCTGTGAAATACTCGTTTGGCCGAGGGCTTCCAAACACATCGTAAGCTAAACCAGTGCTGACGAATAACCAACCCGCAATGAATAGGGAAGGTATAGTAATGCTATGAATGACCCAGTAGCGAATACTGGTAATAATATCAGCAAAAGAACGTTCTCCTGTGCTTCCAGACATGCTGAGCTCCACATATTCTTGTACAGTCAAAAGGGGATCGATTCCGTAAAAGATTGGATCAGTAAATGGAAATTCACTGAAAAAAATCTTTGTGAGATCGTCAATATTGTACCGAGGGCGTCTTTAGAGTATACCGAATCAGTATAGCTATCCTTCTTCTGACACAGCAACGCACTTTCAATGAGTATTGGAAGGAGGTGCTAAATAATTTCTTTCTTCCGTTACTTGTTGTTTATCGATGTAAAATAATGTCCCATTCAATAGAAAATtattgaattgaaaataatctATTTCTCACCATTATGAGTTTAGGGCTAGAAACTGAGGATCAGGTAAAATATGAATCTGATAAGGTAGTTTCTAATAATTCATGAAATTGATTAGAATATTCCCACAATTGTAAGTAGATGTGAGATCTATAAATCTTTGTTATTCATAGTTGTAGAAGCGGTTTTTGTtggaatcttttttttttttcttttaaggaATTGGTTAATCGTCCAGTAACAAGTAAGAATAGCAAATTTTATTCGATAAACGAAAAAGaacaaagaatgaaataattggAAT
This region includes:
- the LOC128129522 gene encoding acetyl-coenzyme A carboxylase carboxyl transferase subunit beta, chloroplastic is translated as MIFRRMTIHLLYFHANMEQENSMKRWWFNSMLFKKEFEHRCRLSKSMGSLGPIENASESKDPNRNDTDKNIQGWGGHDNYSNVDLFFGVKDIRNFFSDDTFLVKDSNGDSYSIYFDIENHIFEIANDHPFCSELESSFYRNSSDLNNGSKSKNPDHDRYMDDTQYTWNNHINSCIDSYLQYQICIDNYIVSGNDNSSNNNSSNENSSNENSSNENSSNENSSNDYISSSISSQSENSSQNEDITTSDQTIPESSTHMGVTQQYRHLWVQCENCYGLNYKKFFKSKMHLCEQCGYHLKMSSSDRIELLIDPGTWEPMDEDMVSLDPIEFHSEEEPYKNRIDSYQRNTGLTEAVQTGRGQLNGITVAIGVMDFQFMGGSMGSVVGEKITRLIEYATKEFLPLIIVCASGGARMQEGSVSLMQMAKISSALYDYQSNKKLFYVPILTSPTTGGVTASFGMLGDIIIAEPNAYIAFAGKRVIEQTLNKTVPEGSQAAEYLFQKGLFDLIVPRNPLKSVLSELFQLHTFFPLNQN
- the LOC128129525 gene encoding photosystem I assembly protein Ycf4-like, yielding MRVTSEKKRTKVKFIWGILSIPKKSTGSSMSCRSEHIWIEPITGARKTSNFCWAVILFLGSLGFLLVGTSSYLGRNLISLFPSQEIVFFPQGIVMSFYGIAGLFISSYLWCTISWNVGSGYDRFDRKDGIVCIFRWGFPGKNRRVFLQFLIKDIQSVRIEVKEGIYARRVLYMDIRGQGAIPLTRTDENFTPREMEQKAAELAYFLRVPIEVF
- the LOC128129527 gene encoding cytochrome f-like, which produces MEKKKAFTPLLYLASIIFLPWWISLSFQKSMESWVTNWWNTRQSEPFLNDIEEKSILEKFIELEELLFLEEMIKEYSETHLQNLRIGIHKETIQLIKIHNEGRIHTILHFSTNIICFIILSGYSLLGNKELVILNSWVQEFLYNLSDTIKAFSLLLLTDLCIGFHSPHGWELMIGFVYKDFGFVHNEQIISGLVSTFPVILDTIFKYWIFRYLNRVSPINGWTMQTRNNFSWIKEQITRSISVSLMIYIITRASISNAYPIFAQKGYENPREATGRIVCANCHLANKPVDIEVPQTVLPDTVFEAVVRIPYDMQLKQVLANGKKGALNVGAVLILPEGFELAPPDRISPEIKEKMGNLSFQSYRPNQKNILVIGPVPGQKYSEITFPILSPDPATKKDIHFLKYPIYVGGNRGRGQIYPDGSKSNNTVYNATASGIVSKILRKEKGGYEITIADASDGRQVVDIIPPGPELLVSEGESIKFEQPLTSNPNVGGFGQGDAEIVLQDPLRVQGLLFFLASVILAQIFLVLKKKQFEKVQLSEMNF